The following nucleotide sequence is from Clostridiisalibacter paucivorans DSM 22131.
GCATATAGTGGCTAAGACTGGGAAATCAGAAATAGCCAATATTCAAAAGATAAAAGGAAACTATATGATTGCTACTAGAATTCCGATGATAAAAAATGGAAAGACAATTGGTGCAGTAGGCAAGGTGCTTTTTAGAAATATAAATGAACTTAATGAATTGCATAAGAAAATAAAAATAATGGAAAATGAATTAGCTAAATATAAAGGTGAATTTATACAAATAAATAAAGCAAAATATATTTTTGATAATATAGTGGGAAGAGGCAAGAGAATAAGTGAAACTAAAAAGATGGCTAAAAAGGCTGCTATGACTAATTCAAGTGTACTATTGTTAGGAGAAAGTGGTACGGGAAAGGAACTATTTGCCCATGCAATCCATAACAGTAGTAATAGAAGTTATGGTCCCTTTATAAGGGTAAATTGTGCAGCAATACCATCAGAGCTTTTAGAGTCAGAGCTTTTTGGATATGAAGAAGGTGCCTTTACAGGAGCCAGAAAAGGTGGGAAAATTGGTAAATTTGAGTTGGCAGATGGAGGGACTATATTTCTAGACGAGATAGGAGATATGCCCCTTTTGATGCAAGCAAAGCTTCTAAGGGTTATTCAAGAAAGGGAAATAGAGAGAATTGGGAGCAATAGATTAAAAAGGATAAATGTAAGAATTATTGCAGCTACTAATAAAAAATTAGATGAAAAAGTTAAAAATGGTAAATTTAGAGAAGATTTATATTATAGATTGAATGTATTTACTATTGATATTCCACCTTTAAGAGAGAGAATTGAAGATACTAATGATTTATGTAATCATTTTTTAAATGAATTAAATAAAAAAAATAAAAAAAATGTAAAAGGGATAACTGAAAGGGGATTAAAGTTTTTAACTAAATATAATTGGCCAGGGAATGTGAGAGAATTAGCCAATGTTATAGAAAGGGCTATAAATATAGTGGATAATGAAGAAGAGATAGATATCAAACATCTACCTGAAAAGATTTTAGGAGAAAAATATGTATTGAATTTAGGGGAACTAAAAGAAATACTAGAAAAGACAGAGAGAGAAGCCGTATTTGAAGCGATAAGATTTACAGAGGGAAATAAGACTAAAGCAGCTAAACTTTTAGGAATAAGTAGGACTACATTGTATGAAAAACTTGAAAAATTTAATAAAGAAAACTATAAAAAATAGGGGTGTATAAGATATTTACACCTCTATTTTTATGTGTACAATAGCTAAAGCAATTATATATTTCGTATAATTAGCTTAATATTGGTTAAGAAGTATTCATATTGCCAAGTTTAGTATGTATTTAATTTAACAAACTCAATATTATAAAATATAAAATCAAAGAAAACAAATGATATATTAGATTAATAATATTATTATTTGAATAATATCAACAAAAAACTGTAAGAATAAACGTACAAAATCAAAAAAATACAGAAAAAATTGTAATGGAATCCTAACACAAATAAAATAAGAGAAAATTATTGAAATAAAAATATTTTAAGGAATGGCTATATATAGGGAATTAGTAGAAAGTATCTTGTTTGGATAATTGGCACGGAAATTGCTTATTATAAGTATATAGGATTTAAATCATTGCTTTGGAGGTGAAGAAAAGGTTTTCTAAACAATTAATATTATTTAATTATCAACATGGAATAATAGTTTTATATTGTAATTAAAACATTTAAAGGAGGAGAAGTTTATGTTAGGTATATTTGGTATTATTCTTTCTTTGGGATTATTGATGTTTTTGGCTTATAGGGGTATTACGGTACTTATAT
It contains:
- a CDS encoding sigma-54 interaction domain-containing protein, with translation MLRLESLEICNVINKNVDYLLLNNTLKDAIIYGLKSKYNNIPIAREDKTLLGILTKEDIEGYLKNVKDLTTPISKFDIKMYSDICVKLDELPTLSYRDFKDEVFVVDNKFKFIGIVKKEDYTNYQLKFWLLSVSSVIDSTDHGIIAIDNNLKVIIYNNSAEKIFGIDKEDALGKHISYVYSDSQLPNIMDTGETYVNDLIMINNRKVLSNKAPIIVDNDVKGAIALFQDVNEHSNLLKELEEQKNVSRILNTILDTIYDGIVVVDKDGYITMISKAYTNFLNVEEKSVVGRHVTDVIENSRMHIVAKTGKSEIANIQKIKGNYMIATRIPMIKNGKTIGAVGKVLFRNINELNELHKKIKIMENELAKYKGEFIQINKAKYIFDNIVGRGKRISETKKMAKKAAMTNSSVLLLGESGTGKELFAHAIHNSSNRSYGPFIRVNCAAIPSELLESELFGYEEGAFTGARKGGKIGKFELADGGTIFLDEIGDMPLLMQAKLLRVIQEREIERIGSNRLKRINVRIIAATNKKLDEKVKNGKFREDLYYRLNVFTIDIPPLRERIEDTNDLCNHFLNELNKKNKKNVKGITERGLKFLTKYNWPGNVRELANVIERAINIVDNEEEIDIKHLPEKILGEKYVLNLGELKEILEKTEREAVFEAIRFTEGNKTKAAKLLGISRTTLYEKLEKFNKENYKK